A region from the Streptomyces lydicus genome encodes:
- a CDS encoding ACT domain-containing protein yields MTGERDLRALLSGMRPERNEGRFVFVSVPGAVPGGLTPVVTVTEPEGRTLVVHQEEADRAGLSYDYVAGWITLRVHSALDAVGLTAAVATALAQAGLSCNVVAGFHHDHLFVPHAATDEALRRLRALADQA; encoded by the coding sequence ATGACGGGTGAACGTGATCTCCGGGCCCTGCTGAGCGGAATGCGTCCCGAGCGGAACGAGGGCCGCTTCGTCTTTGTGAGCGTGCCGGGCGCGGTCCCCGGCGGGCTGACGCCGGTGGTCACCGTCACCGAACCCGAGGGCCGCACCCTCGTCGTCCACCAGGAGGAAGCCGACCGTGCGGGCCTGTCGTACGACTATGTCGCCGGCTGGATCACCCTGCGGGTGCACTCCGCGCTGGACGCCGTGGGACTGACCGCCGCCGTGGCCACCGCACTCGCCCAGGCAGGCCTCAGCTGCAATGTCGTCGCCGGCTTCCACCACGATCACCTCTTCGTGCCGCACGCCGCGACCGACGAGGCGCTGCGCCGGCTGCGCGCACTGGCCGACCAGGCATAA
- a CDS encoding CGNR zinc finger domain-containing protein: MTATRLALELAVTLRHDGHGGVTDDLAGPEGLAVWVHERAALLDCAAGPATPDEALHTAVRELRAAVRSLFARAVRPGPPSSADAHRLLPEEEALRRLNAAAALVPTAPRLSWEPGAPPAVRHHPAGSPPPGDRIVAALARAALAFLAGPDRLLLRACPAPRCVRYFVKDHARQEWCTPSCGNRARVARHHSRRREGQDGAP, from the coding sequence ATGACCGCCACACGGCTCGCACTCGAACTCGCCGTCACCCTCCGCCACGACGGGCACGGCGGTGTCACCGATGACCTGGCCGGTCCGGAAGGGCTCGCGGTCTGGGTGCACGAGCGCGCCGCGCTGCTGGACTGCGCGGCCGGTCCGGCCACCCCCGACGAGGCGCTGCACACCGCCGTCCGGGAGCTGCGGGCCGCGGTCCGGTCGCTGTTCGCCCGCGCCGTCCGGCCGGGACCGCCCAGCTCCGCCGACGCCCACCGGCTGCTCCCGGAGGAGGAGGCGCTGCGCCGGCTCAACGCCGCCGCGGCCCTGGTCCCCACGGCCCCACGGCTCAGCTGGGAGCCCGGCGCTCCGCCTGCCGTCCGGCACCACCCGGCCGGATCCCCGCCGCCCGGCGACCGGATCGTCGCCGCACTGGCCCGCGCCGCCCTCGCCTTCCTGGCCGGCCCCGACCGGCTGCTGCTGCGGGCCTGCCCCGCCCCGCGCTGTGTGCGCTACTTCGTCAAGGACCACGCCCGCCAGGAGTGGTGCACCCCCTCCTGCGGCAACCGCGCCCGGGTCGCCCGCCACCACTCGCGGCGCAGGGAAGGACAGGACGGGGCCCCGTAG